A single region of the Streptomyces sp. NBC_00236 genome encodes:
- a CDS encoding purine-cytosine permease family protein, with amino-acid sequence METRGLDPVPDGERTGRVRSLFPTWVAANMTVLLLTIGAGLVVFDGLSLWQVLVVAAVAPAVSFGLVGLISVAGRSGGAPGMALSRAVFGQRGNLAPGALIWVARWGWETLNAVTGAYALLAVLGLLFGIRSTSTLIMVTLIAFVASSFLLSGLGMRALRLCCTWSAYLFGGFSVLVLVHLAGATAWPAVLDRPAGPTSAMIAGIGTLAAGGISWAPTGPDFTRYLPHTASGRAMVAATVGGAGIVFLPMVLMGAVMAVGTPDLAVTRDPVAFIGVLLPDWISVPYLAVAVLGMVLINAMSMYSAGFTAQTLGFMIPRAWAVGVNAAISLFLGSLLMLVASSFVDSFVSFLNLLAVTFSAWIGVFGVDQLRGRTYDPEALMDTTSTSAYWYTGGFAWTAVAAWAVGLVVGLLFTGVEWFTGPLATTWTGRSGLGWAVTILVSGGLYAALPRPAARRAATPLHF; translated from the coding sequence GTGGAGACCCGTGGGCTTGACCCCGTGCCCGACGGCGAGCGCACCGGCCGGGTCCGGTCCCTCTTCCCGACCTGGGTCGCGGCGAACATGACCGTGCTGCTGCTGACGATCGGCGCGGGGCTCGTCGTCTTCGACGGCCTGAGCCTCTGGCAGGTGCTGGTCGTCGCGGCCGTGGCACCGGCTGTCTCGTTCGGCCTGGTCGGACTGATCTCGGTCGCGGGACGCAGCGGCGGCGCCCCCGGCATGGCACTCTCCCGGGCCGTCTTCGGCCAGCGGGGCAACCTGGCGCCCGGCGCACTGATCTGGGTGGCCCGCTGGGGGTGGGAGACGCTGAACGCCGTCACCGGCGCGTACGCGCTGCTGGCCGTGCTCGGTCTGCTCTTCGGCATCCGGAGCACCTCGACGCTGATCATGGTGACGCTGATCGCCTTCGTCGCGAGCAGCTTCCTCCTGTCGGGGCTCGGCATGCGGGCGCTGCGACTGTGCTGCACCTGGTCCGCGTACCTCTTCGGAGGGTTCAGCGTGCTGGTCCTGGTGCACCTGGCCGGGGCGACGGCCTGGCCCGCGGTGCTCGACCGGCCGGCCGGTCCGACGTCGGCGATGATCGCGGGGATCGGCACCCTGGCGGCCGGCGGTATCAGCTGGGCTCCCACCGGGCCGGATTTCACCCGTTACCTTCCGCACACCGCGTCCGGGCGGGCGATGGTCGCGGCGACGGTGGGCGGTGCGGGAATCGTGTTTCTGCCGATGGTGCTGATGGGGGCGGTGATGGCGGTCGGTACGCCGGACCTCGCCGTCACCCGTGATCCGGTCGCGTTCATCGGAGTGCTGCTGCCCGACTGGATCTCTGTTCCGTATCTGGCCGTCGCCGTGCTCGGCATGGTGCTGATCAACGCCATGTCGATGTATTCAGCCGGATTCACCGCACAGACCCTGGGATTCATGATCCCGCGCGCCTGGGCCGTCGGTGTGAATGCCGCGATCAGCCTGTTCCTGGGGTCGCTGCTGATGCTCGTGGCGAGCAGTTTCGTCGATTCGTTCGTCTCCTTCCTGAATCTGCTCGCGGTGACGTTCTCGGCCTGGATCGGCGTCTTCGGCGTGGATCAACTGCGGGGGCGCACCTACGACCCGGAGGCGCTCATGGACACCACGTCCACCAGCGCCTACTGGTACACGGGCGGCTTCGCGTGGACCGCGGTGGCTGCCTGGGCGGTGGGCCTGGTGGTGGGGCTGCTGTTCACCGGCGTGGAGTGGTTCACCGGTCCGCTCGCGACGACCTGGACGGGGCGCAGCGGGCTCGGCTGGGCGGTCACGATCCTCGTCTCCGGCGGTCTGTACGCGGCACTGCCGCGGCCCGCCGCACGCCGGGCGGCCACCCCCCTACACTTCTGA
- the ftsY gene encoding signal recognition particle-docking protein FtsY: protein MEFVILAVVIALVAVGVISGLVVSSRKKKQLPPAPSSTPTITPPAEPHVGEEAETPRDTSRRTIEEVGLPPGEAPETAEPETPAAPALDVPEPTAGRLVRLRARLARSQNSLGKGLLTLLSRDNLDEDTWEEIEDTLLTADVGVAPTQELVERLRERVRVLGTRTPEELRKLLREELLTLLGTDFDRAVKTDGGAETPGVVMVVGVNGTGKTTTTGKLARVLVADGRSVVLGAADTFRAAAADQLQTWGERVGARTVRGPEGGDPASIAFDAVKEGIAEGADVVLIDTAGRLHTKTGLMDELGKVKRVVEKHGPLDEILLVLDATTGQNGLVQARVFAEVVDITGIVLTKLDGTAKGGIVIAVQRELGVPVKLVGLGEGPDDLAPFEPEAFVDALIGD from the coding sequence ATGGAATTCGTCATCCTTGCTGTAGTCATCGCCCTGGTCGCGGTCGGCGTGATCAGCGGGCTCGTGGTCAGCAGCCGCAAGAAGAAGCAGCTGCCCCCGGCACCGTCGAGCACGCCGACCATCACTCCTCCCGCCGAGCCCCATGTCGGCGAGGAGGCCGAGACGCCGCGCGACACCTCGCGCCGCACCATCGAGGAGGTCGGCCTTCCGCCCGGGGAGGCCCCCGAAACCGCAGAACCCGAGACGCCCGCCGCCCCCGCGCTGGACGTCCCCGAGCCCACCGCCGGCCGGCTCGTACGGCTGCGGGCCAGGCTCGCCCGCTCGCAGAACTCCCTCGGCAAGGGGCTGCTCACGCTCCTGTCCCGGGACAACCTCGACGAGGACACCTGGGAGGAGATCGAGGACACCCTCCTCACCGCCGACGTCGGCGTCGCCCCCACCCAGGAACTGGTCGAACGGCTCCGCGAGCGCGTCCGCGTGCTCGGCACCCGTACCCCCGAGGAACTGCGCAAGCTGCTGCGCGAGGAGCTCCTCACCCTGCTCGGCACCGACTTCGACCGCGCGGTCAAGACGGACGGCGGCGCGGAGACCCCCGGCGTCGTCATGGTCGTCGGCGTCAACGGCACCGGCAAGACCACCACCACCGGCAAGCTGGCCCGGGTGCTCGTGGCCGACGGCCGCAGCGTCGTGCTCGGCGCGGCCGACACCTTCCGTGCCGCCGCCGCGGACCAGCTCCAGACCTGGGGCGAGCGCGTCGGTGCCCGCACCGTGCGCGGACCCGAAGGCGGCGACCCGGCGTCGATCGCCTTCGACGCCGTGAAGGAAGGCATCGCCGAGGGCGCCGACGTCGTGCTCATCGACACGGCGGGCCGGCTGCACACCAAGACCGGGCTGATGGACGAGCTCGGCAAGGTCAAGCGGGTCGTCGAGAAGCACGGACCGCTCGACGAGATCCTGCTCGTCCTCGACGCCACCACCGGCCAGAACGGCCTGGTGCAGGCGCGGGTGTTCGCCGAGGTCGTCGACATCACCGGCATCGTCCTCACCAAGCTCGACGGCACCGCCAAGGGCGGCATCGTCATCGCCGTCCAGCGCGAGCTGGGCGTACCGGTGAAGCTCGTCGGGCTCGGCGAGGGGCCGGACGATCTGGCCCCGTTCGAGCCGGAGGCGTTCGTGGACGCCCTGATCGGGGACTGA
- a CDS encoding bifunctional DNA primase/polymerase — protein sequence MGFTIGGIRERRSGVRRRSRAAEGTAVAEYTGLWGWAVVPGARAADGNCSCGEAGCLSPGAHPLDFAQEVPAGATLDTAARAWAEVPGASMLLPVGRSFDVLDVAEQAGRRALVRMERMGLPLGPVAVTPAGRAQFFVAPGAASELPRLLYRMGWDDAGLDLRAFGSGSHITAPPSDQGGLGPVRWLRPPALETAAAPPQARLLLGTLAYICHRLAPCD from the coding sequence ATGGGCTTCACGATCGGCGGCATCCGTGAGAGGCGATCCGGCGTGCGGCGCCGCAGCCGTGCGGCCGAGGGCACGGCGGTGGCCGAGTACACGGGACTGTGGGGCTGGGCGGTCGTGCCCGGCGCGCGCGCCGCGGACGGCAACTGCTCTTGCGGAGAAGCGGGTTGCCTCTCCCCCGGCGCCCATCCGCTGGACTTCGCGCAGGAGGTTCCCGCCGGGGCGACACTCGACACAGCGGCGCGCGCGTGGGCCGAGGTGCCCGGGGCCTCGATGCTGCTGCCCGTGGGCCGCAGCTTCGACGTCCTCGACGTCGCGGAGCAGGCGGGGCGCCGGGCGCTGGTGCGGATGGAGCGGATGGGGCTGCCGCTGGGCCCGGTGGCGGTGACCCCGGCCGGGCGGGCGCAGTTCTTCGTCGCCCCGGGTGCGGCCTCCGAGCTACCCCGGCTGCTGTACCGGATGGGCTGGGACGACGCGGGCCTGGACCTGCGGGCGTTCGGATCCGGCTCCCACATCACCGCGCCCCCGTCCGACCAGGGCGGCCTCGGCCCGGTCCGCTGGCTGCGTCCGCCGGCCCTGGAGACCGCGGCGGCGCCCCCGCAGGCGCGGCTGCTGCTGGGCACACTGGCGTACATCTGCCACCGGCTGGCCCCCTGCGACTGA